ATGATATTTATCTTTTGTCCGGGAAATGCCTTCTAGGTCTGTCAAAAATACCGCTAAACAGCGAATCCCGTTCCCACACATTTCCGGTTCTGAACCATCGGAGTTAAAAATTCGCATGGTGTAGTCAGTGCCATTCTGTCCAGGAAGTGCGAAAATAACACCATCTGCTCCGATCCCAAAATGGCGATCGCACCACTGTACAGCTTTCTCTGGTGTTAATACTGGTGTCAATGAGGAACGGTTATCAATAAGAATAAAATCATTACCGAGTCCGTGATACTTAGTAAATTCGATTGCCATTTTGCCCTAAATGAATTATTAAAGATTCATTCATACTATTAAAAAATTTGTCAGTTGTCAGTTGTCGGTTGTCAGTCGTCAGTTACCAATTACCAATTACCAATTACCAGTATAATATATGGCAACCAATCAATTTGATACTTCCCTACCTAGCATTCGTCAAGTCCAGAAGTGTATTAAAGAAAAATTAACCGTCGAATTTAGATTAATGACTGGTGATTTGATTACAGGTCGCATATTTTGGCAGGATCACAATTGTATCTGTGTTTTTGATGGTAATAATGAGCAAATTATGGTTTGGAAACAGGCGATCGCCTACATGAAACCATTCAGTGATACAGTAGCCTAAACAGGACTAAACCCACAGAATGCCAACAATTTTTAACGCCAACCTACTTAAATCTATATAAAACTGTGTTGCTTCTAGTTGCTTATCGGATTGACTGGATATTATTGCTTTGTCTAATATTTAAATTAACGGTGGAATTTAGCGAGACTAATCAACGTTAAGGATATTTTTACAATGTCTAAAATACGCATCACAGATATACCTGTATTCGCAGACATATCTATTGACCAACAAAAAATTATAGTAGGTGGTACGACTACAGCTATCGGGACAAACCCTGTACCCAATTACATTCCTTTAAACCCAATCATCAATAATTTTCTTACCAGTTTAGATATTAATGCTTTTGACTGGAAACCATACCTAGATAGTGTAGGATTCGACATAAGTTTACCAATGATCACGTGATAATTTTAACGCCTTACAAGGAAGACTGATAAAGGGCGGGGGAACCCCGCCCCTACGGAGGTTTAAATACCCCAGCTTAGTGTTAAAGGACGCTGGGCGAGAACTTGGCTATAAAGCTCTTCTAATTGGGTGATATTATCATTTAAGGTATAGCGTTCTAATACTCGCTTCCTGGCTTTTTCTCCCAACAATGTGGTTAACTCTGGATGATCTTGGCATAGTGGTAATAGGGTCTTTAACTGCGATCGCACACTGCTTGTATTAATCGCTACACCAGCCCCCTTTTCTAAAACTTCCCCGTCTGCACCCACGTCAGTAGCTAAACAAGCTACACCACAGGACATAGCCTCTAATAAAGACAAGGATAATCCCTCTACCAAAGAAGGTAAAATAAATACATCCGCCCCTCGTAAAATTTCGATCCGGCGATTTTCATCGGCGATAAATCCTAACCAGATGATGCCATGTTCTCGACCATAAAATGACTCCAGAGAAGGCTTTAATGGACCATCACCCACAATCAATAATTTGGTATTAACACCCATATCTGATTGCTTCCAAGCCCGCAAGAGAGATTCAACGTTTTTCTCTTGGGCGATTCTCCCTTGATAAACAAACAAACGTTCAGCCCCGAATTCGGCTTTAACATGAGAAACACCGGGAGAATACTTAACAGGATCTACACCATTAGGAATCACAGCAATTTTGCTGTCCCCAACCCCCATACCTGAGAGTAATTCCCGTTGAATTTGGGAAAAGATAATTACCCGATCATAATGATCTAAAAAGGGAGCATAAAGTTGATAAGCTAAAAGCTGGGTACTAGATATTAATTTTGCTCCCTTCCCTGCAAATGGAGTGTGGAAAGTAGCAATGAGGGGCAAATTTAACTCTTCGCAAATTTCTGGTAAAACAAAATCTAAAGTTGATAGAGTCAGAGAAGCGTGGACTATATCTGGTTTAATTTCCCGTAGTGAATCTTTCAAAACCTTAGTTGCTTTGAAAGAGGGAATTGTGTAAACCTGAGATTTGTAGATAAATGGTAAAGGAACTTCTTGAAAATTAGGCCAATTGTCAGTTGTCGCTTCTTCTTGAGCAAAGTGCAGAAAACTAACCTCGTGTCCCCTGTCTAGTAATCCGTTGGTAATTTCTCGACTGTAGGTGACGTTACCGCAAAAGGGTGTTTTTTTTCCAATCCAAGCTATACGCATTCTTCGGTTATCTATAAAAAAACGAGGGTAAAATATACTGTTTTTATTATGAAGTTGTTATAGCCGAATTTTTGGTATTCACAAAAACTCAGATATCTCTAACTTTAAAACCTAAATAATCTGGGCAGTTAAACAATCAATAGCTTTATTGATAATGCTAATAATTCATAAAGTTTTTAACTTGATTACAAATTAATATGCTGATTATTTGGTTGATTCCCAGCAAGTATTTTGCATCTTGCTGGATTAAGTTTAGCACGAAACCCAATAGTTTGATGCAGTTTCTGGCTATTTGCCATCTGAGGACTCACTAGAATTATACCAAGTAAAGAGACCGCCAACTAAGACGATCGCAGCTAAGGTAAAAAATACTGCTTTTAAGCCGATAAAAGTTTCCGCCACACCAGCTAAAGCCAAGGGGAGAGAAAGAGCAATATTAATCACGTTATTTTGCAGTCCAAATACCTTACCTCGCATAGCTGGGGGTGTTTCGGTTTGGATTGCAGTTTGCATAGGGATACCCACCAAAGCCCCAAATATTCCCACCAAAGCTATAAATAGCAGCACGGGTAAAAGTTGAGTGGTGAACAGTGATAAACCAATTAAAGATCCTGTCATACCTAGACAACCCCAAAAACTCAGTTGTTTATAGGAAAAGCGTTGTCCAAATTGTCCGAGAATTGTCGCCCCAATAGCCACACCAACACCAGCAGATGCTAATAAAAAGCCGAATTGAGAGGCTTTCAGATTGGGAATAATTTCTGCCATACGAACTGCCAGCACAGTCAGGGCGGCAAAGACAGAAAATAGGATAATTAGTTGTAATAAAGCATTGCGGATGCGATGATTTTCTTGGAGGTAACGTAACCCGTCGCGCAAGTCTGACAAAACATGGGGAAATTCTGTTTCCGGGGGATGGGGTTTTTCGTTAGTTTGGAGTAGAAATAATATTAACCCAGCGATCGCATAACTACCACCCACCAAAATTTCCTTACCCAATCCCCCACCACCGCCTAATTGCCCCCACAGTCCGTCTGCTAATGCCAACACTGGTTCTCCTACCGCAAAACCCACAATCACCGAAGCCATCATTGTCGTTGTGTAGAGAGAATTAGCTGAAAGCAAATCCTGTTCTTTGACTATTAAAGGAATAGCCGATTGTTCTGCCGGGGCAAAAAATTGTGTTAAGGTAGAAACCAAAAAAGTTACTCCTAAAATAATCAAAAAACCCACAGGCAAAACGCCAACAGGCTGCCAATCATGGGTTAACCATAACAGGGTAGGAATAAGTAAAACCAGAATACCACGCCAAATATTTGATGCTACCAAAACAACTTTTTTTGACCAACGATCTACAAATACCCCAGCTACAGAGCCAAATAATACGGCAGGAATTGTAAACGCTATCATTAAAGCCGAAACCCAACCGCTAATACTTTGATCACTAGCTTGAAACTGGCTATTAATCAAAGCAATCATCAATACTAAATAAACCTTATCGGCTAATTGACAGAAAACTTGACCCGCCCAAAGAGCGAGAAAGTTAGGGTTTTTTAATACAGGTAAAAACCCCGCCTGTTGATTATTTGCAGAATCCGTACCCCCAGAATCGGCATCTATTAATGGCAATGTTTCCGGCGTTAAATCCGTCGTTAATTTACCATTCAATTCCGCACCTTTTAATAATGGATCAGATTTTATTTCTGAGCCTTGAGAAATATCAGTTAATGGAATTTCTGATGGGCAACTTCCATCTTCAGAAACATCTTTTAGTGACATTTCTGGACTATGAATATGACTAAGTTTAGGAGCAGAAGCAACATTATGATCTGATGCTTTATGCTTTTTTTTAGCGTCGCTAGGTGAGTGAGTTCGGCTTTTTTTATTTAAATCAGACGATTGCATCATGGTTGGCGGCAAAATAGGAATCAATCAAAGTGGCAGAGCGAATAGGTTGTCCTAAATGATACTGAACATACTGGCGTAAAATTTGCTCAACAGCTAACCATCCAGAATAGTCGGCCACATCTATTTGTATTATCTCTGTTTCCGACAGATGTTGAAGCATAACCAGTTGTTTCCCATTCAACCGACGAGAAATAATTGGTAACTCCTGCTGGTGAAAAACCGTTTCGTAGCTAGGGTTAGAAGACCAGAATTGGGGATTGGAAACATTTGTCTGGCTTGTTTGTGTCATTTCCCTATTTTCCCGTTTCTCCTGCTCTATTTCTGTTCGCAAGGTTTTCCAAGCGTCTAAACAAATTATGCCACCAGAAGGAATGCTAAATCCAACTTGCCAATGGGGATTTGTCCAGTCTGGGGTTAAAAGCCGTTGAGTTAAACAACAAGACTCTACTTGTGGTGTTAGTCCCGCTAAGGATAAAAGTTGAAATACACCTTGAGCTAGATAGGCAACTACACAGTTTATTTCTATTTTTGGTATATCCTCTAGCCGCTGAAGATGCTCATTAAATAACTCATAAATTTCTGTTTGCGGTTGTTCGCTTAACGCTTGACACAGAACTATTTCCGCTAAATATTGACTAGCAGCTAATTTACCCAAATCCTTAGATAAACCCGGATAAGTTTTGATAGTTTCAGCTTGAGTAATTCTATCGAGATTTCGTCCTTGGGAAATGAGTAATTCATTAATAACAAACATCCCCATTCTCCCCCCCAAGCTGGAGTTTTGTTTCCGTACTCCCGTCGCAACTGCCCGAATTAAACCAAATTCTTGAGTTAAAATTGTAACTATTTTATCAGATTCGCCCAGCGCTTGCGCCTTGAGATTAATACCAGTTGCTTTGTAGGTTTTACTCATTTTTAGTCAGTGGTCAGTGGTCAGTGGTCAGTGGTCAGTGGTCAGTAGTCAGTAGTCGGTGGTCAGTAGTAAAGGAAGAACAACAGACAAAGGACAACTGACAAAGAACAGCTAAACAAAGGACGACTGACTACTCACTCTTTTCTTTTTCTGGGTAATTGCGTTGACGAAGTAAATCCACTCCGCGAGATGTACCTAGTCTAGTCGCACCAGCCATAATTAACTCTAAAGCATCATTATGGGTGCGAATACCTCCTGATGCTTTGATGCCTACACGATCTTTTGCTATCTCTTTCAAAAGCTTCACGTCAGCTACAGTTGCGCCACCATTCCAACCTGTACTAGTTTTTAAGAATGCAGCACCAGCATCCAAAGCCAGTTCCGCAGCGATTTGTTTCTCTGTATCCGTCAGCAAGCTAGTTTCTAAAATTACCTTTACAGGTTGTCCAGCTTCTTCACAAATTGTGGCAATTTCTCGGTGAACTTCCTCTGTTTTTCCCGCTTTTAACCACCCTAAATTAATAACTACATCCAACTCAGTAGCACCATTGTCTACTGCTTCTTTAGCTTCATATAACTTTACGGCTGAAGTATTTGCACCATTGGGAAAACCAATGACTGTACAAACTTGAGGATTTTTTTATAGAGAAGTTCTGCTACTTGCTTGACATAGCAGGGATTTACACATACCGCTGCAAAGTTATATCTATATGCTTCGTCGCACCATTGACTAATCTGCTCTGGGGTGGCAATTGGTAATAGCAGAGAGTGATCAATAAATGGTGCAATATCAATATTTGGATAGTCTGCTGCCATCGTTTTTGTTTTTGGTGTAAAGTTGATTAAACTTGATGAAAATTAAAGTATTTCTTATATATTAAACTACATATCAAGAGAAGTCAGAAAGTAGGGGCGCAGGGCCTGCGCCCTTATTCTTGCGAACCAGTGTTTAAAAAGTCAAGAATAGTTTGTGCTAAGGCTTTTGCTGCTAAGTAGGGAACACCATTACCAACGGTTTTAAACATATTCGTAAGTGACATATTTTCTGGAAGGGAAAAATCTTCGGGTAAAGATTGAATTGCTAAAGCTTCGGCTACAGAAATGCGTCTGATCTTATAAGGATGTAAATGCACCTCATTATTACCATAGCAAGCTGTGGGAGAATAACGCCACCTGTGCAAACGTTTAAATGATTTTTTGGAATCATCTCCTTCAGCAATAGTAGCAAATTTTGTTTTACCTGCTCTTGGTTGAAAATGATGTTGAGCATTAGGATGGTTGAGAACGTGATTTTTTCTAAACCAATATTCAACAGTGAGTTTTTCAGGAATATTTTTAGGACAAGGAATTATGGAATCCTCTTGAAATGGCTCGCATTTATTCCAAGGATACGTAAATATTTGTTCTTGAGGATATAAAATATGGTTTTCCCAAGGAAAAGTAAATTCATCTTTGATTTTTATATCTTTGAGAAATTTAGCTTGAAAGCCTATTAAAATAATTCTATCTCTATCTTGAGGGACACCATATTCAATAGAATTAATTAACCGTTCTGTTAAGATATAACCGAATTTTTGTAATTTAATTTTTAGTTCTTCAAAAAATAAACGGTGTTTTGTAGTTCTCCACAAACCTTTAACATTTTCAAATAA
The DNA window shown above is from Anabaena sp. WA102 and carries:
- a CDS encoding Hfq-related RNA-binding protein, which translates into the protein MATNQFDTSLPSIRQVQKCIKEKLTVEFRLMTGDLITGRIFWQDHNCICVFDGNNEQIMVWKQAIAYMKPFSDTVA
- a CDS encoding glycosyltransferase family 4 protein; amino-acid sequence: MRIAWIGKKTPFCGNVTYSREITNGLLDRGHEVSFLHFAQEEATTDNWPNFQEVPLPFIYKSQVYTIPSFKATKVLKDSLREIKPDIVHASLTLSTLDFVLPEICEELNLPLIATFHTPFAGKGAKLISSTQLLAYQLYAPFLDHYDRVIIFSQIQRELLSGMGVGDSKIAVIPNGVDPVKYSPGVSHVKAEFGAERLFVYQGRIAQEKNVESLLRAWKQSDMGVNTKLLIVGDGPLKPSLESFYGREHGIIWLGFIADENRRIEILRGADVFILPSLVEGLSLSLLEAMSCGVACLATDVGADGEVLEKGAGVAINTSSVRSQLKTLLPLCQDHPELTTLLGEKARKRVLERYTLNDNITQLEELYSQVLAQRPLTLSWGI
- a CDS encoding MFS transporter, yielding MQSSDLNKKSRTHSPSDAKKKHKASDHNVASAPKLSHIHSPEMSLKDVSEDGSCPSEIPLTDISQGSEIKSDPLLKGAELNGKLTTDLTPETLPLIDADSGGTDSANNQQAGFLPVLKNPNFLALWAGQVFCQLADKVYLVLMIALINSQFQASDQSISGWVSALMIAFTIPAVLFGSVAGVFVDRWSKKVVLVASNIWRGILVLLIPTLLWLTHDWQPVGVLPVGFLIILGVTFLVSTLTQFFAPAEQSAIPLIVKEQDLLSANSLYTTTMMASVIVGFAVGEPVLALADGLWGQLGGGGGLGKEILVGGSYAIAGLILFLLQTNEKPHPPETEFPHVLSDLRDGLRYLQENHRIRNALLQLIILFSVFAALTVLAVRMAEIIPNLKASQFGFLLASAGVGVAIGATILGQFGQRFSYKQLSFWGCLGMTGSLIGLSLFTTQLLPVLLFIALVGIFGALVGIPMQTAIQTETPPAMRGKVFGLQNNVINIALSLPLALAGVAETFIGLKAVFFTLAAIVLVGGLFTWYNSSESSDGK
- the recO gene encoding DNA repair protein RecO, whose product is MSKTYKATGINLKAQALGESDKIVTILTQEFGLIRAVATGVRKQNSSLGGRMGMFVINELLISQGRNLDRITQAETIKTYPGLSKDLGKLAASQYLAEIVLCQALSEQPQTEIYELFNEHLQRLEDIPKIEINCVVAYLAQGVFQLLSLAGLTPQVESCCLTQRLLTPDWTNPHWQVGFSIPSGGIICLDAWKTLRTEIEQEKRENREMTQTSQTNVSNPQFWSSNPSYETVFHQQELPIISRRLNGKQLVMLQHLSETEIIQIDVADYSGWLAVEQILRQYVQYHLGQPIRSATLIDSYFAANHDAIV
- a CDS encoding DNA cytosine methyltransferase, producing the protein MSTPLIFSFFSGSGFLDLGFETTGYNIAYVNEIFPPFMSAYRYSREILNLPQPEYGYHQEEAADVSKLIVGTPAQRLNELVKDSRKSNNVIGFIGGPPCPDFSIGGKNKGHLGDNGKLSFAYVELICQNLPDFFLFENVKGLWRTTKHRLFFEELKIKLQKFGYILTERLINSIEYGVPQDRDRIILIGFQAKFLKDIKIKDEFTFPWENHILYPQEQIFTYPWNKCEPFQEDSIIPCPKNIPEKLTVEYWFRKNHVLNHPNAQHHFQPRAGKTKFATIAEGDDSKKSFKRLHRWRYSPTACYGNNEVHLHPYKIRRISVAEALAIQSLPEDFSLPENMSLTNMFKTVGNGVPYLAAKALAQTILDFLNTGSQE